A single genomic interval of Roseomonas aeriglobus harbors:
- a CDS encoding aldo/keto reductase: MTPRKLGSTELEIAPLVLGGNVFGWTADETTSFAVLDAFVDAGGTMIDTADVYSAWVPGHQGGESESVIGRWLKQSGKRDQVQIATKVGMLPGEGGEKLAPSHIAAAVEASLARLQTDHIDLYYAHQDDESVPQADVLEAFGKLVDAGKVRVVGASNFHAARLKSANDIARDHGLPHYHVLQPEYNLVSRTTFEGELENYCITQNIAVLPYYGLASGFLTGKYRSEADLGKSVRGGRMGELLNGKGADVLAAMDAVADETGASLAQIALAWLMAQEGVTAPIASATSVEQLRELTGAWDVALSKDQLDRLTAAGA, from the coding sequence ATGACTCCGCGCAAGCTTGGGAGCACCGAGCTGGAGATCGCCCCGCTGGTGCTGGGCGGCAATGTGTTCGGCTGGACGGCGGACGAGACGACCAGCTTTGCCGTGCTCGACGCGTTTGTCGATGCGGGCGGCACGATGATCGACACCGCCGACGTCTACTCGGCGTGGGTGCCGGGGCATCAGGGCGGCGAATCGGAAAGCGTGATCGGCCGCTGGCTGAAGCAATCGGGCAAGCGCGACCAGGTGCAGATCGCGACCAAGGTCGGGATGCTGCCGGGCGAGGGCGGAGAGAAGCTGGCACCGTCACACATCGCTGCGGCGGTCGAGGCATCGCTCGCGCGGCTTCAGACCGACCACATCGATCTCTATTATGCGCATCAGGATGATGAGTCCGTGCCCCAGGCCGATGTGCTGGAAGCCTTTGGCAAGCTGGTCGACGCCGGCAAGGTCCGCGTCGTGGGTGCCTCCAATTTCCACGCCGCGCGGTTGAAATCGGCCAACGACATCGCGCGTGACCACGGCCTACCGCATTATCACGTGCTGCAGCCCGAATATAATCTCGTCAGCCGGACCACGTTCGAGGGCGAGCTGGAGAATTACTGCATTACCCAGAACATCGCGGTGCTGCCCTATTACGGGCTCGCTTCGGGCTTCCTGACCGGTAAATACCGATCGGAGGCGGACCTGGGGAAGAGCGTCCGCGGCGGGCGGATGGGCGAGCTGCTGAACGGCAAGGGCGCCGACGTCCTCGCCGCGATGGACGCGGTCGCTGACGAAACGGGTGCGAGCCTCGCCCAGATCGCACTGGCGTGGCTGATGGCGCAGGAGGGCGTGACTGCGCCGATCGCGAGTGCGACGAGCGTCGAGCAGTTGCGTGAATTGACCGGTGCGTGGGACGTGGCGTTGTCGAAGGATCAGCTTGATCGTCTGACGGCGGCTGGGGCTTAG
- a CDS encoding energy transducer TonB — translation MARYAPPTKDRIPAALAAVAIPGALLWALISGLGVRFDPEASNPLDLFTVLPEKPPQPTPPKPKTVEPKRAPDLRKEAAASPPNLRSRATDIVAPKVELPVPVPPPPVVVAPAPSVGVQASTGSAQVVGPGTGSGGVGDGLGSGDGGDGDGGGGGGREETPPRFRSGRISDADFPDALRETTRGGSVGVRYTVRTDGRVTNCRITRSSGERLLDQTTCRLIEQRFRYRPSLDGYGRPVQADIVENHEWINEMTEEDFREPPRVERRRRWF, via the coding sequence ATGGCCCGCTATGCCCCTCCGACGAAGGACCGCATCCCCGCCGCACTGGCGGCAGTGGCGATTCCGGGTGCGTTGCTCTGGGCGCTGATCAGCGGGCTCGGCGTGCGGTTCGACCCGGAGGCGAGCAATCCGCTCGACCTGTTCACGGTGCTGCCCGAAAAGCCGCCCCAGCCGACCCCGCCCAAGCCGAAGACGGTCGAACCAAAGCGCGCGCCCGACCTGCGTAAGGAAGCCGCCGCGTCGCCGCCCAATCTGCGCAGCCGCGCGACCGACATCGTCGCGCCCAAGGTCGAACTGCCAGTGCCTGTCCCCCCACCGCCCGTCGTCGTCGCGCCGGCGCCCTCGGTCGGCGTGCAGGCCTCGACCGGCTCCGCCCAGGTCGTCGGCCCGGGCACGGGTTCGGGTGGCGTGGGTGACGGTCTGGGCAGCGGCGACGGTGGGGACGGCGACGGCGGCGGGGGCGGCGGGCGCGAGGAGACGCCGCCGCGCTTCCGCAGCGGGCGGATCAGCGACGCCGACTTCCCTGATGCCTTGCGCGAAACGACCCGCGGCGGATCGGTCGGCGTGCGCTACACCGTCCGCACCGATGGCCGCGTGACGAATTGCCGAATCACACGGTCGAGCGGCGAGCGTCTGCTCGACCAGACCACCTGCCGGCTGATCGAACAACGCTTCCGCTATCGCCCTTCGCTCGACGGCTATGGCCGCCCGGTCCAGGCGGATATCGTCGAGAACCATGAGTGGATCAACGAGATGACCGAGGAGGACTTCCGCGAACCCCCGAGGGTCGAACGGCGCCGGCGGTGGTTTTGA
- a CDS encoding 16S rRNA (uracil(1498)-N(3))-methyltransferase, with protein sequence MRARPGPAAVLIGPEGGFTVEERDAVRAVPGAIGVSLGPRILRADTAAAAAVAGWMAAAGDWAK encoded by the coding sequence ATGCGCGCGCGGCCTGGGCCGGCGGCGGTGCTGATCGGACCGGAGGGCGGGTTTACCGTCGAAGAGCGCGACGCGGTGCGCGCGGTGCCGGGGGCGATCGGGGTGTCGCTGGGGCCGCGGATTTTGCGGGCGGATACCGCGGCGGCGGCGGCGGTCGCCGGATGGATGGCGGCGGCGGGGGATTGGGCGAAGTAA
- a CDS encoding 16S rRNA (uracil(1498)-N(3))-methyltransferase, with amino-acid sequence MIATPAWPPQSTPRLFVETPLSEGTTLRIEGGQAHYLGTVMRTKVGDPVKLFDGVSGEWLAVADAVGKRDLTLVVRERLREPEVVPDLWLVAAPLKKGRIDWLAEKACELGVARLVLAETRRTVVDRVNFDRLRAHMIEAAEQCGRTAVPDLAELAKLPAVLRDWDAGRTLYFADETGGEPAFDAMRARPGPAAVLIGPEGGFTSEERDAIRALPAAVGVSLGPRILRADTAAAAAVSVWMAAAGDWGSRKLVE; translated from the coding sequence ATGATCGCCACCCCCGCCTGGCCACCGCAATCGACCCCGCGCCTGTTCGTCGAGACGCCGCTGTCCGAAGGAACGACGCTGCGAATCGAGGGGGGGCAGGCGCATTATCTGGGCACCGTGATGCGGACGAAGGTCGGCGATCCGGTGAAGCTGTTCGACGGGGTCAGCGGGGAGTGGCTGGCGGTCGCGGACGCGGTCGGCAAGCGCGACCTGACGCTCGTCGTGCGTGAGCGGCTGCGCGAACCCGAAGTGGTGCCTGACCTGTGGCTGGTCGCCGCGCCGCTCAAGAAAGGGCGGATCGACTGGCTGGCGGAAAAGGCGTGCGAACTGGGCGTCGCGCGGCTGGTGCTGGCGGAGACGCGGCGGACGGTCGTCGACCGGGTCAACTTCGACCGCCTGCGCGCGCACATGATCGAGGCGGCCGAGCAGTGTGGGCGCACCGCGGTGCCCGACCTGGCCGAGCTTGCGAAGCTGCCCGCGGTGCTGCGCGACTGGGACGCGGGACGGACGCTCTATTTCGCCGACGAAACCGGGGGCGAACCGGCGTTCGACGCCATGCGCGCGCGGCCCGGGCCGGCGGCCGTGCTGATCGGGCCGGAGGGCGGTTTCACCAGCGAAGAGCGCGACGCGATCCGGGCGCTGCCGGCGGCGGTCGGCGTGTCGCTGGGGCCGAGAATCCTGCGCGCGGATACCGCGGCGGCGGCGGCGGTCAGCGTGTGGATGGCGGCGGCGGGGGATTGGGGGTCACGGAAGTTGGTCGAATAA
- a CDS encoding DUF2147 domain-containing protein, which produces MRIALAAIAAALIAAPAASAPPPKWQGVWRNAANSVHIRTAPCGRGAMCGTVVWANAKAKADVAERGGRLVGAQLFRNFEQGADGVWEGEVYVPDLDRSFSGTITLQGANTLVGEGCLFGRLGCKQQVWTRVAGKK; this is translated from the coding sequence ATGCGTATCGCCCTTGCCGCTATCGCCGCCGCCCTGATCGCCGCGCCCGCCGCCTCCGCCCCGCCGCCGAAGTGGCAAGGCGTTTGGAGGAATGCCGCGAACAGCGTCCACATCCGTACCGCACCGTGCGGTCGCGGGGCGATGTGCGGGACGGTCGTCTGGGCGAATGCCAAGGCCAAGGCCGATGTCGCCGAGCGCGGCGGCCGGCTGGTCGGTGCGCAGCTGTTCCGCAATTTCGAACAAGGGGCGGACGGGGTGTGGGAGGGTGAAGTGTACGTTCCCGACCTCGACCGCAGCTTCTCCGGCACGATCACGCTGCAGGGCGCCAACACGCTGGTCGGGGAAGGTTGCCTGTTCGGGCGGCTGGGGTGCAAGCAGCAGGTGTGGACGCGCGTCGCCGGCAAGAAGTGA
- a CDS encoding 4-hydroxybenzoate octaprenyltransferase — protein MTSAQIVPDTEHRGLVGRLPPRLRAYALLARFDRPIGWWLLFWPGAWAVLLAGGLQTRWPLILWFLLGSIAMRGAGCVYNDIVDRDLDRQVARTASRPVASGAVSVKAAWVWLVALSLVGLVVLLQLHLPAAIVALASLALVAAYPFMKRITWWPQAWLGMVFSWAALVGWVEVTGTLSLAGALLYAGSIAWVIGYDTIYALQDIEDDAMVGVRSSARAMGPRVRGGVAGFYAAAIALWAGAVWVVRPDPLAFVALIPIAAHLGWQVATLKPEDGTNALGRFRSNRNAGLLMALACASVGTVL, from the coding sequence ATGACCAGCGCCCAGATCGTCCCCGATACCGAACACCGCGGGCTGGTCGGTCGCCTCCCGCCGCGGTTGCGCGCCTATGCGCTGCTCGCCCGGTTCGACCGGCCGATCGGCTGGTGGTTGCTGTTCTGGCCCGGTGCCTGGGCGGTCCTGCTTGCCGGGGGCTTGCAGACGCGCTGGCCCCTGATCCTCTGGTTCCTGCTCGGCAGCATCGCGATGCGCGGGGCAGGGTGCGTCTATAACGATATCGTGGACCGCGATCTCGACCGACAGGTGGCCCGGACCGCCAGCCGGCCGGTGGCGAGCGGAGCGGTGTCGGTGAAGGCGGCATGGGTCTGGTTGGTGGCGCTCAGCCTCGTCGGGTTGGTCGTTCTGCTTCAACTGCACCTGCCCGCTGCGATCGTCGCGCTGGCCAGCCTTGCCCTTGTCGCCGCCTATCCCTTCATGAAGCGGATCACCTGGTGGCCGCAGGCGTGGCTGGGGATGGTGTTCAGCTGGGCGGCGCTGGTCGGCTGGGTCGAGGTGACCGGTACCTTGAGCCTGGCGGGCGCGCTGCTCTACGCCGGGTCGATCGCCTGGGTGATCGGCTACGACACCATCTATGCGCTGCAGGATATCGAGGACGATGCGATGGTCGGCGTCCGATCCTCGGCGCGGGCGATGGGCCCGCGGGTGCGGGGCGGAGTGGCGGGTTTCTACGCCGCCGCCATCGCGCTGTGGGCCGGTGCGGTGTGGGTCGTGCGGCCCGACCCGCTGGCTTTTGTCGCATTGATCCCGATCGCGGCGCATCTCGGTTGGCAGGTCGCGACCCTGAAGCCGGAGGATGGAACGAATGCGCTCGGCCGCTTTCGGTCGAACCGCAATGCCGGGCTGTTGATGGCACTGGCGTGCGCATCCGTCGGCACGGTGCTTTGA
- a CDS encoding TldD/PmbA family protein has protein sequence MLSSTQATDVAHRIVERARAAGADAADAVFVADGSTAVQVRDGVLEDVGRSESAELGLRLFVGKRSASVSTSDLSDDALYTLVDRAVAMARLAPEDPWAGLAPAERLMKGTAPDLDLDDGGDPAPDTLKARALAVEEAARSVTGVGKSDGASASASRVVIGLATSHGFAGGYTLSSYGQSASMLAGPTGAMERDYAAHSARHQSLLETPEATGQLAGERAASRVGAGRIAGGAMPVVFDRRLSGGLLGALLGAIAGPAIARRTSFLLDAMGTRIFPAGITIVDDPHRPRGLRSRPFDGEGLPVSPTDIVRDGMLETWLLDSASARQLGLEPTGHATRGVGSAPGVGATNLYMAAGHVPRDTLIGEIDRGVLVIETIGHGINGVTGDYSMGAAGFLIENGEVTRPVSEFTIAGNLRDMFAAVTPASDLEFRGSINAPTLRIDGMTVASA, from the coding sequence ATGTTGAGTTCGACCCAAGCCACCGACGTCGCCCACCGCATCGTCGAGCGTGCCCGCGCAGCCGGCGCCGACGCCGCGGATGCCGTCTTCGTCGCTGACGGATCGACCGCGGTCCAGGTGCGCGACGGCGTGTTGGAGGATGTCGGCCGGTCGGAAAGCGCCGAGCTGGGCCTGCGCCTGTTCGTCGGCAAGCGGTCGGCGAGCGTCTCGACCTCCGACCTGTCCGACGATGCGCTTTATACGTTGGTCGACCGCGCGGTCGCGATGGCGCGGCTGGCGCCCGAGGATCCCTGGGCCGGCCTGGCGCCCGCCGAACGGTTGATGAAGGGGACGGCGCCCGATCTCGATCTCGACGACGGCGGCGATCCGGCGCCCGACACGTTGAAGGCGCGCGCGCTGGCAGTCGAGGAGGCCGCACGCAGCGTCACCGGGGTCGGCAAGAGCGACGGCGCGAGTGCGTCCGCCTCGCGGGTCGTCATCGGGCTTGCCACCAGCCACGGCTTCGCCGGTGGGTACACGCTCAGCAGCTATGGCCAGTCGGCATCGATGCTCGCCGGGCCGACCGGCGCGATGGAGCGCGACTATGCCGCGCACAGCGCCCGCCACCAGAGCCTGCTCGAAACCCCCGAAGCGACCGGGCAATTGGCGGGCGAGCGCGCGGCGTCGCGGGTCGGGGCGGGGCGGATTGCCGGCGGCGCGATGCCGGTGGTGTTCGACCGGCGTCTGTCCGGCGGGTTGCTGGGCGCGTTGCTCGGTGCGATCGCGGGGCCGGCGATCGCGCGGCGCACGAGTTTCCTGCTCGACGCGATGGGCACCCGCATCTTTCCCGCCGGGATCACTATCGTCGATGACCCCCACCGGCCGCGGGGGCTTCGCTCGCGGCCGTTCGATGGCGAGGGCCTGCCGGTATCGCCGACCGACATCGTCCGCGACGGCATGCTCGAGACGTGGCTGCTCGACAGCGCATCAGCCCGGCAGTTGGGGCTGGAACCGACCGGCCACGCGACCCGCGGCGTCGGATCGGCGCCCGGCGTCGGGGCGACGAACCTCTACATGGCGGCCGGCCATGTGCCGCGCGACACGCTGATCGGGGAGATCGATCGCGGCGTGTTGGTGATCGAGACGATCGGCCACGGCATCAACGGCGTGACCGGCGACTATTCGATGGGCGCGGCGGGCTTCCTGATCGAAAACGGCGAAGTGACGCGTCCGGTCAGCGAATTCACCATCGCCGGCAACCTGAGGGACATGTTTGCTGCGGTCACGCCGGCGAGCGACCTTGAATTCCGTGGCAGCATCAATGCACCGACGCTGCGGATCGACGGCATGACGGTCGCCAGTGCCTGA
- a CDS encoding 3'(2'),5'-bisphosphate nucleotidase CysQ, with protein sequence MPDRLAAIAAAAQEAGALAMRRWDEGFETWDKAPGHPVCAVDLEVDALLKSRLAAIDPDAAWLSEETVDDPVRLGKRRLWVVDPIDGTRDYIRRRIGWCVSVALVEDGRPVAAVLAAPARDELWSATAGGGATRNGTGLRVAERTILAGSRAPTDSLPREDRDLVAVAKPNSIALRMAMVAAGEADLLATLRWGNEWDIAAAVLIAQEAGATVTDAFGGRLDFNTTGAKAFGVLATAPGIHAAAVERLAERAAKAAG encoded by the coding sequence GTGCCTGACCGGCTCGCCGCTATCGCTGCCGCCGCTCAGGAGGCGGGGGCGCTCGCCATGCGACGCTGGGACGAGGGGTTCGAGACCTGGGACAAGGCGCCCGGACACCCGGTTTGCGCCGTCGATCTGGAGGTCGACGCGCTGCTGAAGTCCCGGCTGGCGGCGATCGACCCGGATGCAGCCTGGCTGTCGGAGGAGACGGTCGACGATCCCGTGCGGCTCGGCAAGCGCCGGCTATGGGTCGTCGACCCGATCGACGGCACCCGCGACTATATCCGCCGCCGCATCGGCTGGTGCGTGTCGGTCGCGCTGGTCGAGGACGGTCGCCCGGTCGCCGCGGTGCTCGCCGCTCCGGCGCGCGACGAACTGTGGAGCGCGACCGCAGGCGGCGGTGCGACCCGCAACGGCACGGGCCTGCGCGTCGCTGAGCGGACCATACTCGCCGGCAGCCGTGCCCCGACCGACAGCCTGCCGCGCGAGGACCGCGACCTGGTCGCCGTCGCCAAGCCCAATTCGATCGCGCTGCGGATGGCGATGGTCGCCGCGGGCGAGGCCGACCTGCTCGCGACGCTACGCTGGGGCAACGAATGGGACATCGCCGCCGCCGTCCTGATCGCGCAGGAAGCCGGCGCGACGGTGACCGATGCGTTCGGCGGGCGGCTGGACTTCAACACCACGGGCGCGAAGGCGTTCGGCGTGCTGGCGACGGCGCCGGGCATCCACGCCGCCGCGGTCGAACGGCTGGCCGAGCGCGCGGCGAAGGCGGCGGGGTAG
- a CDS encoding toxic anion resistance protein, whose translation MATTATETKTAEPTLTLTPPDPVPTVQAEKAAGLVPVDAGTKSKLEERVDSFVTDLVAQDVNSPEFGKRVDAITAMGAKEIREAAGQSNRFLDRPVKAMDKDSGVGADLAALRRTIEDLDPGKQGNLMTSKKLFGIIPFGNKMRDYFDGYKSSQTHISTILKSLASGKDELLMDNAAIDVERQNLWNAMGRLEQMIHLSKTMDQALEDKANELDHTDPAKAKAIRETALFYTRQRTQDLLTQMAVTVQGYLALDLVKKNNVELVKGVDRASTTTVAALRTAVTVAQALTNQKLVLEQITALNTTTANIIDSTGKLLKSQTAQIHEQAAASTIPIETLQRAFQNIYDTMDAIDVFKLKALDSMKTTVNTLSNEVEKSKGYIARAEGQAQAKLSGPATDQFKLESL comes from the coding sequence ATGGCGACGACTGCGACCGAGACCAAGACTGCCGAACCGACGCTGACGCTGACCCCGCCCGATCCGGTGCCGACCGTGCAGGCGGAAAAGGCCGCGGGGCTGGTTCCGGTCGATGCCGGCACCAAGTCGAAGCTGGAGGAGCGCGTCGACAGCTTCGTCACCGACCTGGTCGCGCAGGACGTCAATTCTCCCGAATTCGGCAAGCGCGTCGATGCGATCACCGCGATGGGTGCGAAGGAAATCCGCGAGGCGGCCGGCCAGTCGAACCGTTTCCTCGACCGACCCGTCAAGGCGATGGACAAGGACAGTGGCGTCGGCGCCGATCTTGCCGCACTGCGCCGGACGATCGAGGACCTCGATCCTGGCAAGCAGGGCAATCTGATGACGTCGAAGAAGCTGTTCGGCATCATCCCGTTCGGCAACAAGATGCGCGACTATTTCGACGGCTATAAATCGTCGCAGACGCATATCTCGACGATCCTGAAGAGCCTGGCGAGCGGCAAGGACGAGCTGCTTATGGACAATGCCGCGATCGACGTCGAGCGGCAGAATCTGTGGAACGCCATGGGGCGCCTGGAACAGATGATCCATCTGTCGAAGACGATGGACCAGGCGCTCGAGGACAAGGCGAACGAGCTCGATCACACCGACCCCGCCAAGGCAAAGGCGATCCGCGAGACGGCGCTGTTCTACACCCGCCAGCGCACGCAGGACCTGCTGACGCAAATGGCGGTGACCGTGCAGGGCTACCTCGCGCTCGATCTGGTCAAGAAGAACAATGTCGAACTGGTGAAGGGCGTCGATCGCGCCAGCACGACGACGGTCGCGGCACTGCGTACCGCAGTTACTGTCGCGCAGGCCCTGACCAATCAGAAGCTGGTGCTCGAACAGATCACCGCGCTCAACACCACGACCGCGAACATCATCGATTCTACGGGTAAGCTGCTGAAGTCGCAGACCGCGCAGATCCACGAACAGGCCGCCGCCTCGACCATCCCCATCGAGACGCTGCAGCGCGCGTTCCAGAACATCTACGACACGATGGACGCGATCGACGTGTTCAAGCTGAAGGCGCTCGACAGCATGAAGACGACGGTCAACACGCTGTCGAACGAAGTCGAGAAGTCGAAGGGCTATATCGCGCGCGCCGAGGGGCAGGCGCAGGCCAAGCTGTCGGGCCCGGCGACCGATCAGTTCAAGCTCGAATCGCTCTGA
- a CDS encoding NAD(P)H-dependent oxidoreductase, translated as MDPIRVHIIVGSIREGRLSKPIADWTMDVLAAREDLAPELIDLKDVDLPMLSVSKPPAAAYVADYQHAWAATVGRADAYLIVTPEYNHGISPVLKNALDHVYGEWARKPVAFVAHGGMGGARAVEQLQSVAIALGMAPMANALHLQGAGKKRDGERFLGDEADSRRLKGVVDELVWWATALRSAR; from the coding sequence ATGGATCCGATCCGCGTTCACATCATCGTCGGCAGCATCCGCGAAGGACGTCTGTCGAAACCGATCGCCGACTGGACGATGGACGTTCTCGCCGCGCGGGAGGATCTTGCGCCGGAGCTGATCGACCTGAAGGACGTCGACCTGCCGATGCTGTCGGTGTCGAAGCCGCCCGCGGCCGCCTATGTCGCCGATTATCAGCATGCCTGGGCGGCGACCGTCGGCCGTGCCGATGCCTATCTGATCGTGACGCCCGAATATAATCACGGCATCAGCCCGGTGCTGAAGAACGCCCTCGACCACGTCTACGGCGAATGGGCGCGCAAGCCGGTCGCCTTCGTCGCGCACGGCGGCATGGGCGGCGCCCGCGCGGTCGAACAATTGCAGAGTGTCGCGATCGCCTTGGGCATGGCGCCGATGGCGAACGCCCTGCACCTCCAGGGCGCCGGCAAGAAGCGCGACGGCGAGCGCTTCCTGGGCGACGAGGCCGATTCGCGCCGGCTGAAGGGAGTTGTCGATGAACTCGTCTGGTGGGCGACGGCGCTCCGGTCCGCCCGATAG
- the typA gene encoding translational GTPase TypA, giving the protein MNLRNIAIIAHVDHGKTTLVDQLFRQSGTFRDNQRVEERAMDSNDLEKERGITILAKPTSIEWEGTRINIVDTPGHADFGGEVERILSMVDGVVLLVDSSEGAMPQTKFVTGKALALGLRPIVVVNKVDRPDERIQEVLDEVFDLFVTLDATDEQLDFPVLYASGRNGYASEDPTRREGTLEPLFRKIVDHVPPPNLDQEAPFSFLVTLLDRDNFLGRVLTGRVQSGVVKVNQPIHALDMDGKVIETGRASKLMSFRGLDRVPVEEARAGDIISLAGLSVATVSNTIADISVTEAIQAQPIDPPTLSMRFAVNDSPMAGREGSKVTSRMIRDRLEREAESNVAIKVTESADKDSFEVAGRGELQLGVLIETMRREGFELGISRPRVLFREENGEKMEPYETVVIDVDEEFSGTVVDKMNQRKGEMTDMRPSGGGKTRITFSAPSRGLIGYHGEFLSDTRGTGIMNRLFEKYGPHKGSIEGRKNGVLISNGAGEAQSYALGPLEDRGILFVGHGEALYEGMIIGENAKTEDLEVNPMKAKQLTNFRASGGKDDAVRLTPPKKMTLEQAIAYIDDDEMVEVTPTKIRLRKRHLDPHERKRASRAKAA; this is encoded by the coding sequence ATGAACCTCCGCAATATCGCCATCATCGCGCACGTCGATCATGGCAAGACGACGCTGGTCGACCAGCTGTTCCGCCAGTCGGGCACGTTCCGTGACAACCAGCGCGTCGAGGAACGCGCGATGGATTCGAACGACCTCGAGAAGGAGCGCGGGATCACCATTCTCGCCAAGCCGACCTCGATCGAGTGGGAAGGCACGCGGATCAACATCGTCGATACGCCGGGCCACGCCGACTTCGGCGGCGAGGTCGAGCGCATCCTGTCGATGGTCGATGGCGTCGTTCTGCTGGTCGATTCGTCGGAAGGCGCGATGCCGCAGACGAAGTTCGTGACCGGCAAGGCGCTGGCACTGGGCCTGCGCCCGATCGTCGTCGTCAACAAGGTCGATCGACCGGACGAGCGCATCCAGGAAGTGCTGGACGAAGTGTTCGATCTGTTCGTGACGCTGGATGCGACCGACGAACAGCTCGACTTCCCCGTCCTCTACGCCTCGGGCCGCAACGGTTACGCCAGCGAAGATCCCACGCGCCGCGAAGGCACGCTGGAGCCGCTGTTCCGCAAGATCGTCGACCATGTCCCGCCGCCGAACCTCGACCAGGAAGCGCCGTTCAGCTTCCTCGTCACGCTGCTCGACCGCGACAACTTTCTCGGCCGCGTGCTGACCGGTCGCGTCCAGTCCGGCGTCGTCAAGGTCAACCAGCCCATCCATGCGCTCGACATGGACGGCAAGGTGATCGAGACCGGCCGCGCTTCGAAGCTGATGAGCTTCCGCGGCCTCGACCGCGTACCGGTCGAGGAAGCGCGTGCGGGGGACATCATCTCGCTCGCGGGCTTGAGCGTCGCGACCGTGTCGAACACCATCGCCGATATCAGCGTGACCGAAGCGATCCAGGCGCAGCCGATCGATCCGCCGACGCTGTCGATGCGCTTCGCCGTCAACGATTCGCCGATGGCGGGCCGTGAGGGGTCGAAGGTCACCAGCCGCATGATCCGCGACCGCCTGGAGCGCGAAGCGGAATCGAACGTCGCAATCAAGGTTACCGAGAGCGCCGACAAGGACAGCTTCGAAGTCGCCGGCCGCGGCGAACTTCAGCTGGGCGTGCTGATCGAGACGATGCGCCGCGAGGGCTTCGAACTCGGCATCAGCCGCCCGCGCGTGCTGTTCCGTGAAGAAAACGGCGAGAAGATGGAGCCGTACGAGACGGTCGTCATCGACGTGGACGAGGAGTTCTCCGGGACCGTCGTCGACAAGATGAACCAGCGCAAGGGCGAGATGACCGACATGCGCCCGTCGGGTGGCGGCAAGACGCGCATCACCTTCTCGGCCCCGTCGCGTGGCCTGATCGGCTATCACGGCGAGTTCCTGTCCGACACGCGCGGCACCGGCATCATGAACCGGCTGTTCGAGAAGTACGGCCCGCACAAGGGCTCGATCGAAGGCCGCAAGAACGGCGTGCTGATCTCGAACGGTGCGGGCGAGGCGCAGTCCTATGCGCTGGGTCCGCTCGAAGATCGCGGCATCCTGTTCGTCGGCCACGGCGAGGCGCTGTACGAGGGCATGATCATCGGTGAGAACGCCAAGACGGAGGACCTGGAGGTCAACCCGATGAAGGCGAAGCAGCTCACGAACTTCCGCGCGTCGGGCGGCAAGGACGACGCCGTCCGCCTGACCCCGCCGAAGAAGATGACGCTGGAGCAGGCGATCGCCTACATCGACGACGATGAGATGGTCGAAGTGACGCCGACGAAGATCCGTCTGCGCAAGCGTCACCTGGATCCGCACGAGCGCAAGCGCGCGAGCCGCGCGAAGGCCGCCTGA